One genomic region from Oncorhynchus clarkii lewisi isolate Uvic-CL-2024 chromosome 21, UVic_Ocla_1.0, whole genome shotgun sequence encodes:
- the LOC139379304 gene encoding endoplasmic reticulum-Golgi intermediate compartment protein 2-like, whose translation MRRLYRKKALSLVKELDAFPKVPESYVETTATGGTVSLIAFTAMALLAFFEFFVYRDTWMKYEYEVDKDFSSKLRINIDITVAMKCQHVGADILDLAETMITSNGIQYEPVIFELTPQQKLWHRTLLLIQNRLREEHSLQEVLYKSVLKGAPTALPPREGTASEPLSACRIHGHVYVNKVAGNFHITVGKPIHHPRGHAHIAAFVSHDTYNFSHRIDHLSFGEEIPGIINPLDGAEKITSNHNEMFQYFITVVPTKLHTSKVSADTHQFSVTERERVINHAAGSHGVSGIFMKYDTSSLMVTVSEQHMPLWQFLVRLCGIIGGIFSTTGMIHGFVGFCFDIVCCRFKLGPYKPREVVLPDPHVNNCAAPLLTDNHVQE comes from the exons ATGAGGCGTCTGTACAGGAAGAAAGCCCTGAGTCTGGTTAAGGAGCTGGATGCCTTCCCCAAGGTCCCAGAGAGCTATGTCGAGACCACAGCCACAGGGGGGACAG TGTCCTTGATAGCATTCACTGCCATGGCACTGCTGGCCTTCTTTGAGTTCTTTGTGTATCGGGACACCTGGATGAAGTATGAATACGAAGTGGATAAAGATTTTTCAAG TAAATTGAGAATAAACATAGATATTACAGTTGCCATGAAATGCCAAC ATGTGGGTGCAGACATTCTGGACCTGGCAGAGACTATGATAACATCAAATGGCATTCAGTATGAGCCT GTGATTTTTGAGCTGACCCCGCAGCAAAAACTGTGGCACAG GACCCTGTTGCTGATACAGAACAGGCTGAGGGAGGAGCATTCTCTACAGGAGGTCTTGTACAAGAGTGTTCTAAAGGGAGCCCCTACGGCCTTGCCCCCTAG agAGGGCACCGCCTCAGAGCCCTTAAGTGCCTGTAGGATACATGGGCACGTCTACGTCAACAAAGTGGCTGGGAACTTCCACATCACAGTGGGAAA GCCTATTCATCATCCTCGTGGCCATGCTCATATAGCAGCTTTTGTAAGCCATGACA CGTACAACTTCTCCCATCGGATAGACCATTTGTCTTTCGGAGAAGAGATCCCCGGCATCATCAATCCTCTGGACGGGGCAGAGAAAATCACCAGCAACC ATAATGAGATGTTCCAGTATTTCATTACGGTGGTTCCTACCAAACTGCACACGTCCAAGGTGTCGGCAGACACACACCAGTTCTCTGTGACGGAGAGG GAGCGGGTGATCAACCATGCCGCGGGCAGCCACGGTGTGTCAGGGATCTTTATGAAGTACGACACCAGCTCTCTGATGGTGACGGTCAGTGAGCAGCACATGCCCCTCTGGCAGTTCCTGGTACGACTCTGTGGCATCATCGGGGGTATCTTCTCCACCACAG GCATGATCCATGGGTTTGTTGGCTTCTGTTTCGACATAGTCTGCTGTCGCTTCAAACTAGGCCCATATAAACCTAGAGAG GTGGTTCTCCCAGATCCCCATGTGAACAATTGTGCTGCTCCGCTCCTGACGGACAACCACGTACAGGAGTAG